CCGGCAAAACCTTTACCGATAGAAGAGCCGGTCACATCAACGTACTGACCGTCAACGAAGTGGCTGGCGGCGAGTTCAGCACCAACATCCACAAACGCATCAGCCGGCACGCGGAATTCAGCGAGTTTCTTTTTGGGTTCAACCTTAGCTTTGGCGAAGTGACCACGTTGGGCCTTCGTTTGGCGTTTGGCTTTGGCAGCGCCGACACCGAGTTGGAGGGCCGTGTAGCCATCCTTTTCTTCGGTCTTCTGCGCCACGACTTGGCAATTGTCCACTTTTAGCACGGTCACGGGAACGTGAGTGCCATCGTCTTTAAAGACGCGGGACATACCAACCTTTTGGGCGATTAATCCGGTACGCATTGGTCCCTTTCCCTAAGCCTTTTCTATAGAGGCTTAATGGTTCAGTTAAAGTTTAATTTCAACGTCCACACCGGCGGCGAGGTCGAGCTTCATCAGCGCGTCCACGGTTTGCGGAGTGGGGTCAACGATATCCAACACACGCTTGTGCGTGCGCATTTCGAACTGTTCGCGCGACTTTTTGTCGATGTGCGGGCCGCGCAAGACAGTGAATTTTTCGATCCGGGTCGGAAGCGGGATCGGACCACGAACTTCAGCGCCAGTGCGCTTCGCCGTGTTCACAATCTCACCAGCGGACTGATCCAGTACGCGGTGATCAAACGCTTTCAAGCGGATGCGAATGTTTTGGTGTTCCATGTTTTGAACCCTAACAGTGGAAGTCCCCGCCCAAACCTGAGCGGGGATTTTCCGTTTCCTTAATCCGTAACTTTGGAGACAACACCGGCGCCGACGGTACGGCCGCCTTCGCGGATTGCGAAA
This window of the Magnetovibrio sp. PR-2 genome carries:
- the rpsJ gene encoding 30S ribosomal protein S10 encodes the protein MEHQNIRIRLKAFDHRVLDQSAGEIVNTAKRTGAEVRGPIPLPTRIEKFTVLRGPHIDKKSREQFEMRTHKRVLDIVDPTPQTVDALMKLDLAAGVDVEIKL